In Aliarcobacter faecis, a genomic segment contains:
- a CDS encoding phospholipase A has translation MKKFLSILACTFCFASTEQILLEAQKLENEGNFKEAMLLYKKAATINNNKEEKYLNEINKTSQEKGKETNLKRAFFERHIDNVDDNETEKNLEQLVTKDFGIYPYKKNYILPTTYTFNNIEDRHNLETSFQISIEKPLAENFLGLDETVSIGYTQKSFWQTTKHSSPFRETNYEPEIFIQMPVKDNDHFKLLKASFMHSSNGKKDELSRSLNRVYLEGYFQLANLFVVPRVWYRIPESSKDDDNPHFTRYYGYGDLNFLYAYKQHTFELLLRNNLRFDKTNKGAAEFNWTFPLPEFMASKNSYGLFQIFHGYGQSLIDYDRELTNVGIGVAFSR, from the coding sequence ATGAAAAAATTTTTATCAATTTTAGCTTGTACTTTTTGCTTTGCTTCAACTGAACAAATACTTCTTGAAGCCCAAAAATTAGAGAATGAAGGTAATTTTAAAGAAGCTATGCTTTTATACAAAAAAGCTGCAACTATAAATAACAATAAAGAAGAAAAATATTTAAATGAAATAAATAAAACTTCACAAGAAAAAGGAAAAGAAACTAATTTAAAAAGAGCATTTTTTGAAAGACATATAGATAATGTTGATGATAATGAAACAGAAAAGAATTTAGAACAACTTGTAACAAAAGATTTTGGAATATATCCTTACAAAAAAAACTATATTCTTCCAACAACTTATACATTTAATAATATAGAAGATAGACATAATTTAGAAACCTCTTTTCAAATAAGTATAGAAAAACCTTTAGCTGAGAATTTTTTAGGACTAGATGAAACAGTTAGTATAGGATATACTCAAAAATCATTTTGGCAAACTACAAAACACTCATCTCCATTTAGAGAGACAAATTATGAACCTGAAATCTTTATTCAAATGCCTGTTAAAGACAATGACCATTTTAAACTTCTAAAAGCTTCATTTATGCACTCTTCAAATGGTAAAAAAGATGAGTTAAGTAGATCATTAAATAGAGTATATTTAGAAGGTTATTTTCAATTAGCAAATCTCTTTGTAGTTCCTAGAGTTTGGTACAGAATTCCTGAATCAAGTAAAGATGATGATAATCCTCATTTTACTAGATATTATGGATATGGTGACTTAAATTTTTTATATGCCTATAAACAACACACTTTTGAATTACTTTTAAGAAATAACCTAAGATTTGATAAAACAAATAAAGGTGCTGCTGAATTTAACTGGACTTTCCCCCTTCCAGAATTTATGGCATCAAAAAATAGTTATGGGCTTTTTCAAATTTTTCATGGATATGGACAAAGTTTAATTGATTATGATAGAGAGCTTACAAATGTAGGAATAGGTGTTGCTTTTTCAAGATAA
- the rpe gene encoding ribulose-phosphate 3-epimerase: MLVAPSILSADFGNLERDIKAICDAGCDLVHVDVMDGHFVPNLTIGPVVVEPVSKASTKPLDIHLMVENNNFFVDLFAPLKPKYLSFHLESEKHPHRLIQKIRSLEISPAITLNPHTKVEDIEYLLQDLDMVLLMSVNPGFGGQKFIPTVIERVKKLKELINKRNPNCLIEVDGGVSDKNIKELKDAGVDIVVAGSYVFGSGDYKKAIDSLKV, encoded by the coding sequence ATGTTAGTTGCTCCATCTATTTTATCGGCTGATTTTGGGAATTTAGAAAGAGATATAAAAGCTATTTGTGATGCTGGTTGTGATTTGGTCCATGTTGATGTTATGGATGGTCATTTTGTACCAAATCTTACTATTGGACCAGTTGTTGTTGAACCTGTAAGTAAGGCTAGTACAAAACCACTTGATATTCATTTGATGGTAGAAAATAACAACTTTTTTGTTGATTTATTTGCTCCTCTTAAACCTAAATATTTATCTTTTCATTTAGAGAGTGAAAAACATCCTCATAGACTTATTCAAAAAATTAGAAGTTTAGAAATATCTCCAGCAATTACACTAAACCCACATACAAAAGTTGAAGATATAGAGTATTTACTACAAGATTTAGATATGGTTTTATTGATGTCTGTAAACCCTGGATTTGGTGGGCAGAAATTTATTCCAACAGTTATTGAAAGAGTGAAAAAATTAAAAGAGCTTATAAATAAAAGAAATCCAAACTGTTTAATTGAAGTTGATGGTGGAGTGAGTGATAAAAATATAAAAGAGTTAAAAGATGCAGGAGTTGATATTGTTGTTGCAGGTAGTTAT